The Lycium ferocissimum isolate CSIRO_LF1 chromosome 8, AGI_CSIRO_Lferr_CH_V1, whole genome shotgun sequence DNA segment aaaatatcggaataaaagtgccgcccaAGTGAGACCGGAAATACGGAAATAGGGCaaaatataatcgggtaatagtaagtacgccccaaaaggggggaagtgagGGAGAGAGATGCGAGTGAAAGACAGAAGACCGCCTATAAGTAGGAAGTGAGAAGATCAAAGGAGTGagtaaagaaagggaaaagagtatgacaaataGGCTACcagcgaatgttagtacggagggaATATGTGGAATAGCATGAACtaggagaaggaaagatcgtaactaagattgaatatactctATACAAGTCGTGCAAGGGTAGTTATATTACTTATGAATATCTATATGCTAAGGTTAAGACCAAGCGAATGCTCAATGAGAacagtttggattcagtaataataatatggttacgagattttgggtgccttaaggaaagatgtaaagatggtttaagctagaATTACCGAAAGGGAATTAGTACTGGAGACAAACAGGAcctggctatggttgaaccaaagacctaTCTTGATACCGGGTGTGAGATAAGTGAGGCGAAGacaaagtgaaacataaggattagtggaGTCACACTAAGGTATTCCTGAGCTAATTTGGGTACCTTCGCATAtccttgtaaagattgcaacaacatatgtgacaggaaagttgaggGCAAggtctgagcaaagggacaatagtgGAGTCCGAAGCAAGATAGAGATGACACGAgacaatgtgcctagaatgttacaagttgagtaaaggggattGTAAGATGATTTAGGCAAGACGgtcagaactagctggttactaagaAATGGTGAATGTATATGTCAAAGTTTTGCAGGATTATACCGGTACGATGATGGTCAAAGCCGGGACGGCtatataaagttattatatgaggaaaCTTCGTCGCTACTTGATGACTAACTTTAAGGACAGAGACTAAGAGTAAAAggtagagtgacagttaaaaCCTTTTAAAGGAATTGAGAGGGAATATATGAGGCTtggtatggcagaaagtgcagatcACATAtgggctggttcgatgttgaaaaaaaaaactaaaaactaagttaatcggcccagatatgatgcAGCAAGCCActgataaggtaaaacttgtTTGGGAAAAGGTTATTAACGGCTCAGAGTCGACGGAGgccatatgcagataatcggcgtCGATACTTAGAATTTCCAGATCGGCGAGTGAGTATGCTTGAGGATATCATCCATGAAAAGCGTAAtaagattcgacaagaaggaaaagcttaGCCCAAGATATATTAGGGCTTTATtgcattgttcgtaaggtaagaaggttgcatactaaagacgtggcttccgttaaagtattgtggcggaataataataggaaggagatgacttgagaaactGACGATGAGATGAAGAAGGAATATGActggtagatgagactgcatgttaTGGCAATAAAGGGAACCCGCCGAGACCCGTAGGAGACCTTAtgaggctagttgaacattcgaggatgaatgttctaaaggggggaaggatgttatatcccgtattttgtacgtcgggatattccgagttaattgtgaaagttaaggacaagactagttcgggatacgaggtcgagacttttgacctccgattttattttaatgcacaagttgcttatgaattttattggtatggaatattaagggaaattaggggctagaagttgaaataaaaatttcatgaaaaggccaaagtggccgtgtgttaaggtgggacccacatgtcgggattttataaaggacatatgaagagatatatgggtggtaatatgaagttgagcaagttctaagaaggacccataagctaaaagtgagtgtaagccctccaaaagggcgatttaagaaaacgtcttcgggttatctgacttcgaggggccaaaacggtattatgagtttggaatttgggaaaactcccagaacaaaagttgtagataattgaaatatattttcaaccataggtcgtgcgttcacaggcgacatcgggataaggagatatggacgttttaaggcagaaagatCAGTGcgccaggcccaacccgagcccaaccgggtcaggcccattacccacacctttttaaatgaaatatcagccttttctcctcatttttcataccaaaacaaccaaaaaattctggagaaaaagagagaggagagcctagagagaaaaactaattttgaccaaaatccgcgccccgaattccgaagcccatgaagagaaaagtgtcgtacgtcgcgttgccttcaatttgagataaaaatcaaccaagaagaagagggtggacgtggtggctgcatacttaaggtaagattaaggttccttttcattgttaacaagtttattcagagttttaacggattagaacgaagggaatagtgtgtagaaatggatgaaattcatgaaactttgtatgttgatgttgagccgtgagtatgggctgttttgcgacaaggaatgaactaaattttatttagtatttttggttgttgtgttgtggattctatgatgtaaataaaggtttaatgaattaagttgaagataaaatcgtgtgtgagctgttttggaagctaatgtgaattaaatatagtttcttgtatttatgaagataatgttgctaacgtgtggattattgatgtagtttgtgaatttggaaggaagaaatgtgttgttgttatttccttggacttgggaaggtttcgggttccatggtgcattggttaggtgatttgaatattttgcggattgtttgaaatgttcttgaatcttgtttgaatggtttcggattagtacttgaacttgtgatcGTCGATGTGAACTTAAAAGtatgtagtcgaattgaatgtaatggaatgtcatCGAATCATgcagaaaggagttattaatgttagaatgcattttgaattggttattgatattgttagaatggttgttggtattgctgttgatgatattggccgagttgaattctcggggttgttgaatttataggggagatgctgcccaaatttctgtagataaagtgctagtttggaattggattactaagtgcttataactaatgcttggtgtctaacgacgatattgtagatcgtgagaagtcgagactaaAGTTCGAAtcagcttaggaagcggacgaggtatgtgaagcttatttcctctttcttttggcatgtcttagaggtaagtaggctatgacatgatttgtgctttggggtaactctactcttaaagtccgagcatgtttacgattcttgattgcttcttgatgttgacattatTCAtgtggtccttaagtcttatgtatgattgagtTTCAAATGTTAcgaaagaatttttgttcttaaaagattctatgtctaaaaatgtccgtaacttcaTGACCGAACCgtgatggctttgatatgctcataaatgatcctataatgtacaaggcccgtaactttcatggcgggctcggattggtttgacgtatgactatgatccctacggttccttaatatgcttatgatgtttgatatgttttcgagtagtgtccgaaagacatttgataaaactattgtcccgattttcaaatgactgTTCGTTtagactatttcattgagtctgtaatgatgatttatgtgcatatggtttctcactactctgctcgtgcggcctcaatatgtccttcacgcGCGTCCGGGCCAGGTGTGTATCCGTGCACGTtcctctcgcattattcaccgcgtccctcactgtaggccggggcacgttatatatatatgtatatgatgatatggggaggcggccaggatggcatatgatgacttcattcaccgcgtccctcactagagggccggggcacgttatatgtacatgatatgatgattttatttaccgcgtccctcactagagggccggggcacgttatatgtatacatgatgattttatgataatgatatgcatgatatatgttttcaaaggcaagtctcacgatttttttttatcattatatctatttctgtaattcctatgtcgattatgatcctgtttaacttacttcatgctttacatactcagtacatattccgtcgacccctcttcgggtcgcgtttcatgccacgcaggtacacccagatgagtagaagatgttagtggaagatgttccagctggattggcgagctccattcctcccggagtgttgccgagtcagagtgcttttgctatggtatctgaagttatgttagagactttgcagacagtgtcgtgtgtataagatgtcagttttgtaagcggctgtctaagccgatgtattattatgcattgcgTTACAAGTTTCGTAtgctacagattttatttgatttgataaagatgaaaagcatattgttcttcgaaaagctttcattatacatttatgtcatgatttgagggcccagcatgattacgagtattacgagagtcagcgggttcgctcggccctaaataagggtcgggtgcccatcacgccctatcgaaaattagggtgtgacatcaaCACACGagaatacgggatataacacttttaaCATGGTAAGATACTGTCAATTTATGAACTGTGATACGAATCTATACAAGCTAATCCTCCATTGTTATGGATACATTTCTAGGGCAAACATTTATGCATTTAGTTAGAAAGACCAGTGAAGGAAGAGAGGGAATATTTTCATTTCATGTATGTGCATAATGAAGATgcacaactttcatacaatttGACATACATGTGCACGTGAGTTGCACATGTTATTTAACTAACTAACTTTCTCTAACTCTCATGCTAACCAACTCTAACAAACACATTTAATACTAATCTAGGCTAATCTCCAATACTCCCCCTCAAGCTGGAGGTTGAGTAGACATAAAAAACTCCAAGCTTACTGAGCAGAAGGTGATGCTGAGAGGTTCCCAAGCCTTTAGTGAACAAGTCTGCTAGTTGGTTTCTTGTGTTAACATACTCAGTTTGCACCAAACCTGCTTTGATTTTTTCCCTTACAAAGTGACAATCAATTTCTATATGCTTAGTTTTTTCGTGAAAAATGGGATTTGCAGCAATTTGCGTTGCTGCTTTACTATCACAGTACAACTTGACTGGTACATTCAATTCCTTCAAAATCCCTACTAGCCAAATTATTTATGAGATTGCATCCCCCATACTTCTATATTCTGCTTCAGCTGAGCTCTTGCTCACTGTAtgctacttttttttatttccaagATATAAGAGAACTTCCCAATTTGACCACATAACCTGTCACTGACCTCCTAGTGTTAGGACATACTGCCCAATTTGAGTCACAATATGCTGATAGTTATGCATCTGAATGCTTAACAATAACCCTTGTCCTGGGCTCCTTTTGATTTATCTGATCAATCTCAAGGTAGCCTCCCAATGTAAAGCCTTTGGCTGCTGCATGAATTGAGATAGCATTTGAACAGTGAAGCTTATATCAGGCCTTGAGATTGTAAGATATAATAATCTCCCAACTAATCTTTGGTATCCAGTGATGTCCTTGAGTGGAGGATCATATGATTTCTCTGTGTATTTATCATGATCCACAGTTGTGAGTTTCACATTTTGTTCTAATGGTGTGCTTGCAAACTTTGCTCCACCAAGACCTGAGTCTGATATTAACTCAAGAGCATACTTTCTCTGAGTAAGTAAGATCCCAGATTTTGACCTCAACACTTTAATTCCTAAGAAATACTTAAGATCTCCAAGGTCCTTCATCTTGAAGTGACTATGCAAGACTGATTTCAGTTCCTGAATCAACTTCATGCTACTACCTATGAGAAGTAAATCATCAACACATACTAACACAATTACTATGTCAGtaccatcttcttcttttttgtgaaTAATGAATGATCATAGAAACTTTGAGCATATCCTATAGTGATCaatgtgtcacgccccgaaccatggcctgggcataacacgacactcggtgtcTTACAGCATGTGACCAAGCGaatcacatggcttgctgaatcaacatggggcatgaACTGATGCGAAATATAATATAAACACAGATAGTCTGAATAATATGAGTCATCATACATACTAATAAAAATACTGTTTAAGCATGATGCAGAAAGAAtctgaaaatatattaagtacTAAGCCAATgctggctatacgactctgaacatctgacatgacataactatttatgaaacctctgacatgagtctgactgctaaattatttaccgggacaaggcccccggcatgccttaactgcataactgaaatgaaataaataaagataacaccCCGAATAGAATGAGGCTCACTAAAAACTGGTACGAGCACTGTCCTAACGAGCTGATCCGTCAtcctgtaaatctgcatcgtgaaatgcaggccccccagtaaataaaaagggacgtcagtgcacttgaattgtactggtatgtaaagcaactgaatggaataagcatggcacatgaaataatataactgaaactgaaactatacctgtaagatgaacatgaacatgaacatgaagatcatctgatatatatatatataaataacatgagtaaaacattttaagtaggagagccttagtataaccgttatgtaaccaccacgtgagcacgtggcgtctgatctctacCCAATCAGCAAAGCCATCTCATACCTTGTCAGGGTacgagacatgaacatgacatgaatggatccaataacccgcaatgggtaaacatgaaggaatcgtcctaactgagcggagcgatccttatcttACGCtagcatacgtagtttcaggctgtctGAGCCTTCTTGATAATttatgcaactcccaaaacatgaacatggatataattggcttagtagcccatgaattaaataaacatgattgtaaacatgattgtaaacatgattcatGATTGTATTATAACCTGAaggtatgaaaacatggaagcatgtagaagttcatgaaaataaacatgaAAGTTCAtctcttgcatttaagaactcatggaatgcaaagtatgggttttcatggattacggatagattctcaataaccaaagtAGACTATTAAGAAGACAATAACGAAGTAATAACacaacatggtatatcatagtACCTGCACTTAGGGTTATTATGAACATGACtggaaaccctagttttagtggaattttgtataatcatggaagaatgTGGCGAGCAATGATGTTCCCATACgtggatagaaaccctacatacctatAACACTCCAAAACTTATATAAAAGTCTAAACTTTGAGAAGAAATCCAAAAGCATTAGTCTTGAATCCTTGtggtgggttttcttgaaaaccctaggttaggaatgatgaattattatttagaaatcatggatataggttagaattcacttgaaaggcttggaataggcttaccttagcGTATGAGAGTGATGGGAGGAGAAACACTTCGTCTTAGGGcttgaaatatgaaaaataagaaaaagaactgAAGTCCCGTATTTATACAGTTTTTTGAGATGGGAAAAGTACGGGCACCATGTACCGTACAACGTGGCCGTGCACAGGATGGCAATTTCCGAACGATTTTTTTCTACGGTGAGGTACGGGCACCATGTACGGCCAGTACAATGTGGCTGTACCTGGAATGCCAAATATCAGAAACCTCAAATTTTCCCTTGTGAGGTACGTCCtcaaagtacggcccgtacaaatGACGTAAAACGTCAATTTAACGATCTGAGGCTAATTTTCAATCCCAACACTTCCCatcttggtttctaagtccctGAATCATAAAAATAGCTTAGTttaaagatacgaggtgttacacaaGCTTGAGGTTCCACTGTTTAGAGGCTTGTTTTAAACCATAAAGTGATTTTAGCAACTTGCACACCTGATACTCCCCTTACCTCTGGAAACCTAGAGGCAACTCCATGTAAACTTCTTTTGATAAATCACCTTGCAAAAAAGCATTATGAATATCCATCTAGTATAAGGGCCAGTTATGTGATGCTATAACACTTATAACAGTCCTGACAATGACCATTTTTGCCACTGGAGAGAATGTTTCATGACTATCCAATCCCTCTTGTTGGTTATAGCCATTGGCTACCAATATTGCCTTTTATCTTTCTACTTCACAATTTGCCTTATGTTTCACCTTATACACCTATTTAGAACCGATAGCTCTCTTGCCAGAGGGCAAGTCAACCATCACCCATGTCTTATTCTGCTCCAAAGCATCCATTTCTGCTTGCATTGCCTCAACCCAATGTTCATGCCTAGATGCATCTTTAAAACTAGATGGTTCAAGGGcaactaaaaaaaatagcaatATAGTCTTGATATGCAATACTAAGATGAGAGTAGGATAAACAATCTCTAATGGGATATAAGCAGGCTGAATTAGCCTTGTGCTGCAAAACATAATCTTTATGCCAAAGAGGATCTTTAGGGTTCTACTTGGCCTACTAGAATTTTCAGAAGGGATAGTGTTGTTAGGGATATCAGTAACTTCCGCTGCAGTATCAACTAAAGTTGCTGCTTGATCTGTGTCATCGATAGTATTTGTGGTTGACTCAACCATGGTAGGACCCTCCATAAGATCTGGAGGCAATTGCTCAATAGGTATATCAAGAGCATCTATAGTCACTTGATCTGGTTGTGTGGTGTGGTCTATGGATGAAGGTTTTGCCCTTGGAACATCATCAAGGAC contains these protein-coding regions:
- the LOC132066102 gene encoding uncharacterized mitochondrial protein AtMg00810-like — translated: MDIHNAFLQGDLSKEVYMELPLGSSMKLIQELKSVLHSHFKMKDLGDLKYFLGIKVLRSKSGILLTQRKYALELISDSGLGGAKFASTPLEQNVKLTTVDHDKYTEKSYDPPLKDITGYQRLVGRLLYLTISRPDISFTVQMLSQFMQQPKALHWEATLRLIR
- the LOC132066103 gene encoding uncharacterized protein LOC132066103 yields the protein MLVLCHSSTKIRQFAPRVRKTVLMGYSETQKGYTLLNLESNAFLVSREVTLMEHIFPFKTNTGECKDLFMSPDSIGSVPSVLDDVPRAKPSSIDHTTQPDQVTIDALDIPIEQLPPDLMEGPTMVESTTNTIDDTDQAATLVDTAAEVTDIPNNTIPSENSSRPSRTLKILFGIKIMFCSTRLIQPAYIPLEIVYPTLILVLHIKTILLFFLVALEPSSFKDASRHEHWVEAMQAEMDALEQNKTWVMVDLPSGKRAIGSK